In one Rutidosis leptorrhynchoides isolate AG116_Rl617_1_P2 chromosome 8, CSIRO_AGI_Rlap_v1, whole genome shotgun sequence genomic region, the following are encoded:
- the LOC139863911 gene encoding uncharacterized protein — protein sequence MKILSLNIRGLGLDDNKKFRWFKKVCLQQKPNIIALQETKAEKIWGSCDYKYAFKKSKGNSGGILTVWDPNIFVTNRVVERDSFIAVKGYWKDVGTELILVNTYGPQNDTKKKQMWSDLSDILRYSDAIWAIFGDFNEVRFNFERKNTKFCERRAKVFNDFIKDNSLLDLPLGGRTYTRISDNGRKFIKLDRFLVSENFLQQWTNANVLVLDKKHTDHCPLILKDGDINFGPKPVKVFDEWLNHKESHNVSNSAWKVHVNSNRPDVIFREKLKKNETRA from the coding sequence ATGAAGATTTTATCACTGAACATTAGAGGATTAGGGTTGGATGATAATAAGAAATTTAGATGGTTTAAAAAAGTGTGTCTTCAACAAAAACCGAACATTATCGCATTACAAGAAACGAAAGCTGAAAAGATTTGGGGAAGTTGTGATTATAAATATGCTTTTAAAAAATCTAAGGGAAATTCGGGTGGGATCCTAACGGTTTGGGATCCAAATATTTTTGTTACTAACCGTGTTGTTGAACGAGATTCCTTTATTGCGGTAAAAGGATATTGGAAAGATGTAGGTACGGAACTCATTTTAGTTAACACATACGGGCCTCAAAATGACACCAAAAAAAAGCAAATGTGGTCCGACTTATCCGATATTCTGAGATATTCAGATGCAATATGGGCCATTTTCGGGGATTTCAATGAAGTTAGATTTAACTTTGAAAGAAAAAATACCAAATTTTGTGAAAGACGTGCAAAGGTATTTAACGACTTCATCAAAGATAACTCCCTTCTTGACCTTCCGTTAGGGGGTAGAACCTACACACGAATCAGTGATAACGGTAGAAAGTTTATCAAGCTCGACCGTTTTTTAGTCTCTGAAAATTTCCTACAACAATGGACGAATGCAAATGTGTTGGTACTCGACAAAAAGCATACGGATCACTGCCCCCTAATCCTAAAGGATGGAGACATTAATTTCGGGCCCAAACCGGTTAAAGTTTTCGACGAGTGGTTGAATCATAAAGAGTCACATAACGTCAGCAACTCAGCATGGAAGGTACACGTTAATAGCAACAGACCCGACGTCATCTTTCGAGAAAAACTGAAAAAAAATGAAACAAGAGCTTAA